From the genome of Streptomyces sp. NBC_00659, one region includes:
- a CDS encoding fumarylacetoacetate hydrolase family protein, which yields MSTNILRTADGWWVVRDEHAVLIDTKAVTTADLIADRQAVREAAESTAAGTPVADLAALSPVTTPCRVVAQMVNYRSHARDSGFTGDIPPAFFRKASGSVSSPGDAIVRPRHVRFLDYEVELGLVMAAPLPVGTVVQEGDLPSYVAGLVITNDVSARDVQLTKTQFYESKSYPTFTPTGPHLALLDAEDFAHLLDLRLKLSVNGDLRQDRTLTDMIVWPAEALTLLARFQTLDAGDLLLTGTPGGTALKAPPKAIEKIGALLPPAVKWKTFFKSQARNPHYLRPGDIVTATIATPDGRIDLGEQRNSVSDAK from the coding sequence ATGAGTACCAACATCCTGCGCACCGCCGACGGCTGGTGGGTGGTGCGCGACGAGCACGCCGTTCTCATCGACACCAAGGCCGTCACCACCGCGGACCTGATCGCCGACCGCCAGGCCGTCCGTGAGGCCGCCGAGAGCACCGCGGCGGGCACGCCCGTCGCGGACCTGGCCGCCCTCTCCCCGGTCACCACCCCCTGCCGGGTCGTCGCCCAGATGGTCAACTACCGCAGCCACGCCCGCGACTCGGGCTTCACCGGCGACATACCGCCCGCCTTCTTCCGCAAGGCGTCCGGCTCGGTGAGTAGCCCGGGCGATGCCATCGTCCGCCCCCGGCACGTACGGTTCCTCGACTACGAGGTGGAACTCGGCCTGGTCATGGCCGCGCCGCTGCCCGTCGGCACCGTCGTCCAGGAGGGCGACCTGCCCTCGTACGTCGCCGGCCTCGTCATCACCAACGACGTCAGCGCGCGGGACGTGCAGCTGACCAAGACGCAGTTCTACGAGAGCAAGTCGTACCCGACCTTCACGCCCACCGGCCCCCACCTGGCCCTGCTGGACGCGGAAGACTTCGCCCACCTCCTCGACCTGCGACTGAAGTTGAGCGTCAACGGGGACCTCCGCCAGGACCGCACCCTCACCGACATGATCGTGTGGCCGGCCGAGGCGCTGACACTCCTCGCCCGGTTCCAGACCCTCGACGCCGGAGACCTCCTGCTGACCGGCACCCCCGGCGGCACCGCTCTCAAAGCCCCGCCGAAGGCCATCGAGAAGATCGGCGCCCTCCTGCCGCCCGCAGTGAAATGGAAGACGTTCTTCAAGAGCCAGGCCCGCAATCCTCACTACCTGCGCCCCGGCGACATCGTGACCGCGACCATCGCCACCCCGGACGGGCGCATCGACCTCGGCGAGCAACGCAATTCCGTGTCCGACGCGAAGTGA
- a CDS encoding VOC family protein: protein MSETRLDGTDAKTAHQDLHSEQGAQRGEHPGRSRNPVIKVADLAWLEFEKPDLERAEVFARDFGFRTAARTEHELWLRGTFSGSPCMVIRRGRTSRFIGPAFRAAERGDLDRLARATGADVRGADVPGGGTVVDLLDPSGFPVRVVHCAEPLPELPGQQPQLLNSGTERRRTDATQRPPREPSRIQRLGHVVLETRVFARALDWYLDTLGMIVSDFLFLDGQRGRGPTMAFIRCDQGSLPVDHHTLAMHLGPANGYVHSAYQVTDLDSIAAGGEYLGERGYKRSWGIGRHIQGSQLFDYWRDPDRFMLEHFADGDLFSRDLEPGWAPMSTSGLAQWGPPATRDFLGASPSPQRIRDVIQALRGDNELDPARLLGLMKAINS, encoded by the coding sequence ATGTCTGAAACCCGCCTCGACGGGACTGACGCAAAGACGGCCCATCAAGACCTCCACAGTGAGCAGGGTGCCCAGCGCGGTGAGCATCCGGGACGCTCCCGGAACCCCGTGATCAAGGTGGCGGACCTGGCCTGGCTGGAATTCGAGAAGCCGGACCTGGAGCGGGCGGAAGTCTTCGCCCGCGACTTCGGCTTCCGGACCGCCGCGCGCACCGAGCACGAACTGTGGCTGCGGGGCACCTTCTCCGGATCGCCCTGCATGGTGATCCGGCGCGGCCGCACGTCCCGCTTCATCGGCCCCGCCTTCCGCGCGGCCGAACGGGGCGACCTGGACCGCCTGGCGCGCGCCACCGGTGCGGACGTGCGCGGCGCGGACGTGCCCGGCGGCGGCACGGTGGTCGACCTGCTCGACCCCTCCGGCTTTCCGGTACGGGTCGTGCACTGCGCGGAACCGCTCCCCGAACTGCCGGGGCAGCAGCCGCAGCTCCTCAATTCCGGCACCGAGCGGCGTCGCACCGACGCCACCCAGCGCCCGCCGCGGGAGCCGTCCCGGATCCAGCGCCTGGGACACGTGGTGCTGGAGACGCGGGTGTTCGCGAGGGCACTGGACTGGTACCTCGACACCCTCGGCATGATCGTGTCGGACTTCCTGTTCCTGGACGGGCAGCGCGGGCGCGGTCCGACGATGGCGTTCATCCGCTGCGACCAGGGCAGTCTGCCCGTCGACCACCACACCCTGGCCATGCACCTCGGCCCCGCCAACGGATACGTCCACTCCGCCTACCAGGTCACCGACCTGGACTCGATCGCGGCAGGCGGCGAATACCTGGGCGAGCGCGGTTACAAGCGCAGCTGGGGCATCGGCCGGCACATCCAGGGCAGTCAGCTGTTCGACTACTGGCGCGACCCCGACCGCTTCATGCTGGAGCACTTCGCCGACGGCGACCTGTTCTCCCGCGACCTCGAACCGGGCTGGGCGCCGATGTCGACCAGCGGACTGGCCCAGTGGGGGCCGCCCGCCACCCGCGATTTCCTCGGCGCGAGCCCCTCCCCGCAACGGATCCGCGACGTCATCCAGGCCCTGCGCGGCGACAACGAGCTGGACCCCGCCCGTCTGCTCGGCCTGATGAAGGCCATCAATTCCTGA
- the mhpA gene encoding bifunctional 3-(3-hydroxy-phenyl)propionate/3-hydroxycinnamic acid hydroxylase MhpA: MTVEHIPADIPVVIIGAGPVGVTAALLLARRGVRTVVLERHHAPYPLPRAVAADDEVHRILQAAGVGEEFTAISRPARGLRLLDARHRVMAEFPRAALGHHGYPQTSMFDQPELERLLRDALTLRPECELRSGAEVTAIRPDGAGPVRVTYRDEHGEHQLRAEAVLGCDGANSITRTAIGAAWEDLRFEERWTVLDIRTDADVRCWEGVEQICDPHRPATFMRVGEDRYRWEFRLEDGHETVRELLAPWLPPSYEGDFEVVRESRYTFRALVADRWHSGRVFLLGDAAHLTPPFVGQGLCSGLRDAYNLTWKLARVLGQGADERLLDTYESERRPHARHMIRLAVAMGWAMTGGQDGAAALRRRLLAAACRVPGLTAAAGRDLSPALTTGPLVRRRTRPGRRGLAGTHCPQPWTDTDTDTGRTRLDDLLGDSFTILTADVPTPSLSALADSLGARPIRVTELGDDGTLAAWLRAGRADAVLLRPDRVVLDVIPTGSDSFTDTAAWAFLLHTTRSPRPRPRPRTARKSSLRSATR, from the coding sequence ATGACCGTCGAGCACATCCCGGCCGACATACCCGTGGTGATCATCGGCGCCGGACCGGTGGGCGTGACCGCCGCCCTCCTCCTGGCCCGGCGCGGAGTACGCACCGTCGTCCTGGAACGCCACCACGCCCCCTACCCGCTGCCCCGCGCCGTCGCAGCCGACGACGAGGTCCACCGGATCCTCCAGGCCGCCGGTGTCGGTGAGGAGTTCACCGCGATCAGCCGCCCGGCCCGCGGACTGCGGCTGCTGGACGCCCGGCACCGGGTGATGGCCGAGTTCCCGCGAGCGGCGCTCGGCCACCACGGCTACCCGCAGACCAGCATGTTCGACCAGCCCGAGCTGGAGCGGCTGCTGCGCGACGCCCTCACCCTGCGCCCGGAGTGCGAACTGCGCAGCGGCGCGGAAGTGACCGCCATCCGCCCGGACGGCGCGGGCCCCGTCCGCGTGACCTACCGCGACGAGCACGGCGAGCACCAGCTGCGGGCGGAGGCCGTCCTGGGCTGCGACGGTGCGAACAGCATCACCCGCACCGCCATCGGCGCCGCCTGGGAAGACCTGCGCTTCGAAGAGCGCTGGACCGTCCTCGACATCCGCACCGATGCCGACGTCCGCTGCTGGGAGGGCGTCGAGCAGATCTGCGACCCCCACCGGCCGGCCACCTTCATGCGCGTCGGCGAGGACCGCTACCGCTGGGAGTTCCGCCTGGAAGACGGCCACGAGACGGTCCGAGAACTCCTCGCCCCATGGCTGCCACCCTCGTACGAAGGAGACTTCGAGGTCGTCCGCGAGAGTCGGTACACCTTCCGGGCGCTGGTCGCCGACCGGTGGCACAGCGGACGGGTCTTCCTCCTGGGCGACGCCGCCCACCTGACTCCGCCCTTCGTCGGGCAGGGGCTGTGCTCGGGCCTGCGCGACGCCTACAACCTCACCTGGAAACTGGCCCGCGTCCTCGGACAGGGCGCCGACGAACGGCTGCTGGACACCTACGAGAGCGAACGCAGACCACACGCCCGGCACATGATCCGCCTCGCGGTCGCCATGGGCTGGGCCATGACCGGCGGCCAGGACGGCGCCGCCGCACTCCGCCGCAGACTCCTGGCCGCGGCCTGCCGCGTACCCGGCCTCACCGCAGCGGCCGGCCGCGACCTCAGTCCAGCCCTGACCACCGGGCCGCTCGTACGACGCCGGACGCGGCCCGGCCGGCGCGGCCTCGCGGGCACCCACTGCCCGCAGCCGTGGACCGACACCGACACCGACACCGGCAGGACCCGCCTCGACGACCTGCTCGGCGACTCCTTCACCATCCTGACCGCCGACGTTCCCACCCCCTCGCTGAGCGCCCTCGCCGACAGCCTCGGCGCCCGCCCGATCCGCGTGACCGAACTGGGCGACGACGGCACCCTCGCCGCCTGGCTGCGCGCCGGCCGGGCGGACGCCGTCCTCCTGCGCCCCGACCGCGTCGTCCTGGATGTCATCCCCACCGGAAGCGACTCCTTCACCGACACCGCCGCCTGGGCATTCCTCCTGCACACCACGCGCAGCCCTCGCCCTCGCCCCCGCCCACGGACCGCCCGGAAGAGCTCGCTGAGGAGCGCCACCCGATGA
- a CDS encoding TetR/AcrR family transcriptional regulator, with protein MPTSAPPGNRFDRRRAKTRGALVHAARQILAESGDTSASIQVIAERADVGFGSFYNHFQSKTELFDAAVVDALEEFGRTFDERLTGIDDPAELVAAGFRLSARLTTSHPDLMQVLRRCGLSHIHSENGLAARAVRDLQAGMASGRFTALDPAVALTALGGTLLSLVELRFARPDLDGDEAAANLAEMVLRMLGVPPDEAREVARRPLPDLVSPVA; from the coding sequence ATGCCTACGTCAGCCCCGCCCGGCAACCGTTTCGACCGGCGCCGCGCCAAGACCCGCGGCGCCCTCGTCCACGCGGCCCGGCAGATCCTTGCCGAATCCGGGGACACCAGCGCCAGCATCCAGGTGATCGCCGAACGCGCCGACGTCGGCTTCGGCTCCTTCTACAACCACTTCCAGTCCAAGACGGAGCTGTTCGACGCGGCCGTGGTCGACGCCCTGGAGGAGTTCGGCAGGACCTTCGACGAGCGCCTGACCGGCATCGACGACCCGGCCGAACTCGTCGCGGCCGGTTTCCGCCTCAGCGCCCGGCTGACCACGTCCCACCCGGACCTGATGCAGGTCCTGCGCCGCTGCGGCCTGTCCCACATCCACTCCGAGAACGGCCTGGCCGCCCGGGCGGTGCGGGACCTCCAGGCGGGTATGGCCTCCGGCCGCTTCACCGCCCTCGATCCGGCGGTCGCCCTCACGGCGCTGGGCGGAACCCTCCTGTCCCTGGTGGAGCTGCGGTTCGCGCGCCCCGACCTGGACGGGGACGAGGCAGCGGCGAACCTCGCCGAGATGGTCCTGCGCATGCTGGGCGTCCCGCCGGACGAAGCCCGCGAGGTCGCCCGACGCCCGCTTCCCGACCTCGTCTCCCCCGTCGCCTGA